In Dermacentor andersoni chromosome 4, qqDerAnde1_hic_scaffold, whole genome shotgun sequence, the following proteins share a genomic window:
- the LOC126535855 gene encoding beta-1,4-glucuronyltransferase 1-like: MRRACLPGNRCLGRYPLGLIVVGALVLGELIGLLVVNRLDPSPSTRSGSSPPSSPQQRRAGSAAHEDDEVTPAGGARGVHILDLLARRTPFKFDEDATELDASRKYKVARSFLSPDAEFGSPDAGEVCLATQGSLDRLHTLVELAQLWNGPLSLAVFVPNAAQFQALRAYLALLRSCSEPVRANVRVDLVFPVGVNVTRAVPWSTRGSGGGPEFSCAGHASLLRALQASEGARVVRGSVKQMLYPQNHLRNVARDGCSPQKHFFVVDIDVMPKPGLWDELSDFLASANSGRRPPCAKCVFVVPTYEAREMVPVPRTKRELLAMVRRREARPFHEKSFVFNQYATNHAAWEALPHTEDGLHAAYRVQHYEFFYEPFYVAGKEVPRYDERFVGYGFTRNTQVYETHAAGFEFWVLDEAFALHRGMQNHRARGYWRERQNALNQRKLASFKRDVKRKYQVTATKTTLPPATKPLLL; the protein is encoded by the exons ATGCGAAGAGCATGTCTTCCTGGAAACCGATGCCTTGGCCGATACCCCCTAGGCCTCATCGTGGTCGGTGCCCTCGTCCTGGGCGAACTGATCGGCCTGCTGGTGGTCAACCGGCTCGACCCTTCCCCATCGACCCGCAGCGGATCCTCCCCTCCGTCGTCCCCGCAGCAACGACGCGCTGGCTCCGCCGCCCACGAAGACGACGAGGTGACTCCTGCAGGCGGCGCACGCGGCGTTCACATCCTGGACCTGCTCGCGCGGCGGACCCCCTTCAAGTTCGACGAAGACGCGACCGAGCTCGACGCTAGCAGAAAGTACAAAGTCGCGCGCTCCTTCCTCTCCCCCGACGCGGAGTTCGGCTCGCCGGACGCCGGCGAGGTGTGCCTGGCCACGCAGGGCTCGCTCGACCGGCTGCACACGCTCGTCGAACTGGCCCAGCTGTGGAACGGACCCCTGTCCCTGGCCGTGTTCGTGCCGAACGCAGCGCAGTTCCAGGCGCTGCGCGCCTACCTCGCCCTGCTGCGCTCCTGCTCGGAGCCCGTGCGGGCCAACGTGCGCGTGGACCTCGTCTTCCCGGTCGGCGTGAACGTGACGCGCGCCGTCCCCTGGTCGACCCGCGGTAGCGGAGGCGGCCCCGAATTCTCGTGCGCCGGCCACGCCTCGCTGCTGCGCGCGCTGCAGGCTTCGGAGGGCGCCCGCGTGGTCCGCGGCAGCGTCAAGCAGATGCTCTACCCGCAGAACCACCTGCGCAACGTGGCCCGGGACGgctgctcgccgcagaaacactTTTTCGTCGTCGACATCGACGTGATGCCCAAGCCGGGCCTGTGGGACGAGCTGTCCGACTTCTTGGCCTCGGCCAACAGTGGCCGCCGGCCTCCGTGTGCCAAGTGCGTGTTTGTGGTGCCCACGTACGAAGCGCGCGAGATGGTGCCCGTGCCGAGGACCAAGCGCGAGTTGCTCGCCATGGTGCGCCGCAGGGAGGCCCGCCCTTTCCACGAGAAGTCTTTCGTCTTCAACCAGTACGCCACCAACCACGCGGCCTGGGAGGCCCTGCCGCACACCGAGGACGGCCTGCACGCCGCCTACCGGGTGCAGCACTACGAGTTCTTCTACGAGCCATTCTACGTGGCCGGCAAGGAGGTGCCCCGCTACGACGAGAGGTTCGTCGGTTACGGATTCACGCGCAACACGCAG GTGTACGAGACGCACGCAGCCGGCTTCGAGTTCTGGGTGCTGGACGAGGCGTTCGCCCTACACCGAGGCATGCAGAACCACCGGGCCAGGGGCTACTGG